The following proteins come from a genomic window of Plasmodium malariae genome assembly, contig: PmUG01_00_47, whole genome shotgun sequence:
- the PmUG01_00077900 gene encoding STP1 protein has protein sequence MEKCLPTYSRVYGTTVFRYNVEPRFREVVNHIKNSINDIIVKKDKEQLKNKCLYLARYLIVNNTPPHYYISQKEIWEKALNVWLSPYYEKLDKLGGCPLIMDEKHLEILELKYEVDDFCKKRNTDLTDIKRFKQRPQCDESYSSKCEEYNIWISEKEKHFNTKKYLIETCYDRNQTEKDPKKFCNIMDPETFKKQPNCTLSHLVLSGQVPSKEKNKASSEVSESRAESVSTTKNAQQVGQDLSESEAQPQVQTQPPPQHEGLSTPGSGTEDEPQTLSPGTSLSEASYGKSENSNAQGEQSLEDEESGPYGLVSFPSARLNVATDFPAVTEYLKKKKKIKRRQAKFLKILTSLYSCAKNELVKHDKMEYPLYDDEEITKKIKILEHNKNNNINASKQNKRRYKTIIEVHMQILEEYRNEEWEYIKGEFLEICLELLTKGEHNTYPYLTNDELIMGNTKSINQKEKQKILWNKWIEKHQNLADKLKKEHWFNNLKIDWKRELANLKKREELKNDPDEIQNIPFSQREKYIWRQWISEKCIIIKQYIEQDLFNYLTDELQIIPDDYDNEKIRDSLPLINIGELSNKEDCQELYKYIKKKLLTKLCILVLMSVLEECKKEQDIEKNESHLDNYINEFKEKENSDSKKEFIKNLSDFNRNFLGNMENTDYTTDDSFRKKLENWIIEDNTNANSMGKENTADKYY, from the exons ATGGAAAAGTGTTTACCCACG tATTCTAGGGTTTATGGCACTACTGTTTTTAGGTATAATGTAGAACCACGTTTTAGAGAAGTTGTAAATCATATTAAGAATAGTATTAATGACATTATTGTTAAGAAAGATAAAGAACaattaaagaataaatgCCTATATTTGGCTAGATATCTAATTGTCAATAATACTCCTCCACATTATTACATATcacaaaaagaaatatggGAAAAGGCATTAAATGTATGGTTAAGTCCTTATTATGAAAAGCTAGATAAACTAGGAGGATGCCCTTTGATTATGGACGAAAAACATTTAGaaattttagaattaaaatatgaagtaGATGATTTCtgtaaaaagagaaataccGATCTGACAGATATAAAACGGTTTAAGCAAAGACCTCAATGTGATGAGAGTTATTCAAGTAAATGtgaagaatataatatatggatTAGTGAAAAGGAGAAACATTTTAATACAAAGAAGTACCTCATTGAAACATGTTACGATAGAAACCAAACAGAAAAAGATCCAAAAAAGTTTTGCAACATAATGGATCCtgaaacatttaaaaaacagCCTAATTGCACGCTTTCGCATTTAGTATTATCTGGTCAAGTCCCatctaaagaaaaaaataaagcttCTTCAGAAGTAAGTGAAAGTAGAGCTGAAAGTGTATCTACAACTAAAAATGCACAACAAGTTGGACAAGATCTATCAGAATCTGAAGCTCAACCTCAAGTTCAAACTCAACCTCCACCCCAACATGAGGGGCTTAGTACTCCCGGAAGTGGCACTGAAGACGAACCTCAAACTCTATCCCCAGGAACGTCTCTATCTGAGGCTTCATATGGAAAATCAGAAAATAGTAATGCTCAAGGTGAACAATCTCTCGAAGATGAAGAATCAGGTCCTTATGGTTTGGTTTCTTTTCCTTCTGCAAGGTTAAATGTTGCTACAGATTTTCCTGCGGTTACT gaatatttaaaaaaaaaaaaaaagataaaaagaagacAAGCGAAATTTCTGAAAATACTAACATCTTTATATTCTTGCGCAAAAAACGAACTTGTAAAACATGATAAGATGGAATATCCATTATATGATGATGAAGAgatcacaaaaaaaataaaaatacttgaacataacaaaaataataatataaacgcATCAAAGCAAAACAAACGTAGATACAAAACTATCATAGAAGTACATATGCAAATACTCGAAGAATACAGAAATGAAGAATGGGAGTACATAAAAGGagaatttttagaaatatgcTTAGAATTGTTAACAAAAGGGGAACACAATACATACCCTTATTTGACTAATGACGAACTCATAATGGGAAATACAAAAAGTATTaatcaaaaagaaaaacaaaaaatattatggaaTAAATGGATAGAAAAACATCAAAATCTTGCTGacaaattgaaaaaagaacattggtttaataatttaaaaattgattGGAAAAGAGAACTAgctaacttaaaaaaaagagaagaattaaaaaatgatcctgatgaaattcaaaatattccattttcacaaagagaaaaatatatatggagACAGTGGATATCGGAGAAGTGTATAATTATTAAGCAATATATTGAACAGGACTTATTTAACTATTTAACTGATGAACTCCAGATTATACCAGATGATtatgataatgaaaaaattagagATTCTTTGccattaattaatataggTGAATTATCGAACAAAGAAGACTGccaagaattatataaatatataaaaaaaaaattattaacaaaactATGTATACTCGTTCTTATGTCAGTATTAGAAGAATGCAAAAAAGAGCAGGacattgaaaaaaatgaatcaCATTTGgataattacataaatgaatttaaggaaaaagaaaattcagatagtaaaaaagaatttataaaaaacttAAGTGACTTTAACCGAAATTTTTTGggaaatatggaaaatacTGATTATACAACAGACGATAGCTTTAGGAAAAAGTTAGAAAATTGGATAATAGAAGATAATACAAATGCAAATTCTATGGGAAAGGAGAATACTGCAGACAAATACTactga
- the PmUG01_00078100 gene encoding fam-l protein, which yields MWYKNVIRSFYFLFIFFEFTLYQYFFNIFSKYLDENYKLDSKLNGTFRLLAKCKRDKNLCIVELKNEIPNNELNEKIYISNNKKGATRTSMQPNGSSLNNVGRNKHANKNKCYIFETKKYSRLEKKIFKELDYEDFLKNNRTISNKIYKKIIRKKLASELAPTLIFFIFLSLSFVLDYCGSYGLVWGLVDILKSFSSGWSKNIGSYLEGSFLKSLLGYKHPSEW from the exons ATGTggtataaaaatgttattagaagtttttattttttattcatattttttgagTTTACTTTATATCAATACTTTTTT aatatttttagCAAATACTTGGATGAGAACTACAAACTAGACAGTAAATTAAATGGAACTTTTCGATTGCTGGCAAAATGTAAACGCGATAAGAATTTATGCATTGTAGAGTTAAAAAATGAGATACcaaataatgaattaaacgaaaaaatatatatatctaataataaaaaaggggcCACAAGAACATCGATGCAACCAAATGGAAGTTCACTGAATAATGTTGGAAGGAATAAACAtgctaataaaaataaatgttatatatttgaaacaaaaaaatattctcgtttagaaaaaaaaatattcaaagaacttgattatgaagattttcttaaaaataacagaACAATTAGTAATaagatttataaaaaaattatacgtaAAAAACTGGCATCGGAACTTGCTCCaactttaatatttttcatatttttatcgTTGTCATTTGTATTAGATTACTGTGGTAGTTATGGCCTTGTATGGGGGTTAGTTGATATATTGAAGAGCTTTTCAAGTGGTTGGTCCAAAAATATAGGTAGTTATTTGGAGGGATCATTCTTAAAATCGTTATTAGGTTATAAGCATCCATCAGAGTGGTAG
- the PmUG01_00078300 gene encoding Plasmodium exported protein, unknown function yields the protein MEEKFKLQFFIKIFSFILLTWINHFNNNMSSFNKYLDEKYDNIRKLGQITYRLLAKRKQMKRPYTIWINDVIPNNGKYIKKDIYNNEKINEEKNILADKVSLKSAENYKLPRRNESSMYIRGNLYCKKRIFDKIYYKNIVRNSWIKDFISLKEDIKLKLLGIFILGSFHVLVGITLIVLGKLGYLDDVNNVIRLFNKIGLFVVLFYILTFVVAVAMLFIQRRVVKYLKALEKKYDINNTAYPSLRKVVKYNK from the exons ATGgaagaaaaatttaagttacaattttttattaaaattttttcttttatccttttaacatggataaatcattttaacaataacatg AGTAgctttaataaatatttagatgAGAAGTATGACAATATTAGAAAATTAGGTCAAATAACTTATCGTTTACTAGCAAAACGTAAACAGATGAAACGTCCATATACTATATGGATAAATGATGTGATACCAAATAATGGaaagtacataaaaaaagatatatataataatgaaaaaataaatgaagaaaaaaatatattggcAGATAAAGTTTCATTAAAAAGTGCAGAAAACTATAAGCTACCTAGAAGAAATGAATCATCTATGTACATTCGAGGAaatttatattgtaaaaaaagaatatttgacaaaatatattataaaaatatagttagGAATTCATGGATTAAAgattttatatctttaaaggaagatataaaattaaaattacttgggatttttattttagggAGCTTCCATGTACTAGTTGGTATCACGTTAATAGTCTTAGGAAAATTGGGGTACTTGGATGATGTTAATAATGTTATAcgtttatttaataaaataggtCTATTTGTTGTgttattctatatattaacatttgtAGTTGCAGTAGCAATGTTGTTTATACAAAGAAGagttgtaaaatatttaaaggctttagaaaaaaaatatgatattaataatacgGCGTATCCTTCTTTACGTAAGGtagttaaatataataaataa